A single region of the Bacillus cereus genome encodes:
- a CDS encoding helix-turn-helix domain-containing protein: protein MNCSKLEDLYYICKLVFDIHKTPIFFIDNKGDLAFEISPNFQHNPLYSSKEDLLNQLFKENPPYTFPVLEETSFLENFFSISLRLNDQLSGNIIVGPVLYSRLSETSIKGIVNDLQLKIDNEKIIRYYHSLPILSNLNFLNVSMVLYYMLYQQKLDVADILQKNILLKKDDFEIEQPDIQISEQRQSTLTHIDPLIEREIFECIKLGKKDDLIKSLRRLPESGDLGVLSKTSHLRSQKNSAIAAITLATRSAIDGGLFPEIAYTLSDLFIQKLEEINKSEAISPFLENALLEFSERVRNGTIQKHSKPINVCQNYIFTHLYEEITLSQLAGIVALNPSYLSSLFKKEIGISLGEYIQRAKIDESKNLMTFTRHSISEISTLLNFHDQSHFTKVFKKHTGVSPKQFKNGCF from the coding sequence ATGAATTGCTCCAAACTAGAAGATTTATATTATATTTGTAAGCTAGTCTTTGACATACATAAAACACCTATCTTTTTCATTGATAACAAAGGGGATTTAGCATTTGAAATCTCGCCCAATTTTCAGCACAACCCTTTGTATTCTTCAAAAGAGGACTTACTTAATCAACTATTTAAGGAAAATCCACCCTATACTTTTCCAGTACTAGAAGAGACTTCTTTTCTTGAAAATTTCTTCTCAATTAGCTTACGTTTGAACGATCAACTGAGTGGGAATATCATCGTTGGACCTGTCCTCTATTCCAGATTATCAGAAACATCAATTAAAGGAATCGTTAATGATCTTCAACTAAAAATAGACAACGAGAAAATAATACGATATTATCATTCTCTCCCCATCTTAAGCAATTTGAATTTTTTAAATGTAAGTATGGTTCTTTATTACATGCTATATCAACAAAAATTAGATGTTGCTGATATTTTGCAAAAAAATATACTATTAAAAAAGGATGATTTTGAGATTGAACAGCCTGATATACAGATATCGGAGCAACGTCAAAGTACATTAACTCATATCGACCCACTAATTGAAAGGGAAATTTTCGAGTGTATTAAGCTGGGGAAAAAGGATGATTTAATTAAAAGTCTAAGGAGATTACCTGAATCAGGGGATCTTGGGGTGTTATCAAAAACAAGTCATTTGCGAAGCCAGAAGAATTCTGCCATCGCAGCAATTACACTTGCGACTAGATCAGCTATAGATGGTGGACTATTCCCTGAAATCGCATATACCCTCAGTGATTTATTTATTCAAAAACTCGAAGAAATAAATAAAAGTGAAGCCATTTCTCCATTTTTGGAGAATGCTTTACTTGAGTTCTCAGAACGAGTAAGAAATGGGACGATACAAAAACATTCAAAACCTATAAACGTATGTCAAAATTATATATTTACTCATCTGTACGAAGAAATCACACTATCCCAACTAGCAGGAATAGTCGCATTAAATCCTAGTTATCTATCTTCCCTTTTCAAAAAAGAAATTGGAATTTCACTAGGCGAATATATACAGCGAGCTAAGATTGATGAGTCAAAAAATTTAATGACCTTTACGAGACATTCTATATCCGAAATTTCTACACTATTAAATTTTCATGATCAGAGTCATTTTACAAAGGTTTTTAAAAAACATACTGGTGTTTCACCTAAACAATTTAAAAATGGATGTTTTTAA
- a CDS encoding HsmA family protein, giving the protein MLASAITFITAALIFYSIGVWSEKIQKTLKPWHVIIFWVGLACDTIGTTLMEKMASEGSLFSFHGITGLSAILLMLFHAVWATVVLKKKDIKMIAKFHTLSVIVWFIWLIPYISGLVFGMTNNS; this is encoded by the coding sequence GTGCTAGCATCTGCTATTACATTTATTACAGCAGCACTTATTTTTTATTCAATTGGGGTTTGGAGTGAAAAGATTCAAAAAACATTAAAACCTTGGCATGTGATTATATTTTGGGTTGGATTAGCATGCGATACGATTGGTACTACATTAATGGAGAAAATGGCTTCAGAAGGTTCTCTATTTAGCTTTCATGGGATTACGGGTTTATCAGCAATTTTGCTTATGCTATTTCATGCTGTGTGGGCCACTGTAGTTTTGAAGAAGAAGGATATAAAAATGATTGCAAAGTTTCACACATTAAGTGTAATTGTGTGGTTCATTTGGTTAATTCCATATATTTCAGGGCTTGTATTTGGAATGACCAATAACTCATAA